A single genomic interval of Trichosurus vulpecula isolate mTriVul1 chromosome 6, mTriVul1.pri, whole genome shotgun sequence harbors:
- the LOC118852820 gene encoding homeobox protein HMX2-like yields MSRAEQVGDRLSGPRPQPQFQSGRSMGPRTFTIDSILRPDLRGAPRPGCCWGQRGPSPAQQPQYEDPEAEEEEVAVEVEKRDLGSGKEESRSRSRSPSRSRSRSRSGNPSRSRSTSRTRGWNPGQCREAGGALQGVSGPKELPYPRGSSPDTTDRSECRAGPSSGPQASKKKTRTIFSKSQVFQLEATFDVKRYLSSAERAGLAASLQLTETQVKIWFQNRRNKLKRQLAAEPDGPVGTQASEQASELPALYKDSAFLSRYLLPLSLPLLYPGHSFPYLCLPRPGKYFSLLDGDV; encoded by the exons ATGAGCCGAGCGGAGCAGGTGGGCGATCGCCTCTCAGGCCCTCGTCCACAGCCCCAGTTTCAGTCTGGGCGGTCGATGGGCCCCCGCACCTTCACAATCGACAGCATCCTTCGCCCAGATCTGCGGGGGGCGCCGCGGCCTGGATGCTGCTGGGGGCAGCGGGGACCTAGCCCAGCCCAGCAGCCTCAGTACGAGGACCCAGAGgcggaggaggaagaggtggccGTGGAGGTGGAGAAGCGCGATCTCGGCTCGG gaaaggaagaaagcaggaGCCGCAGCCGGAGCCcgagccgcagccgcagccgcagccgcagcggGAACCCAAGCAGAAGCAGGAGCACAAGCCGGACTCGCGGCTGGAACCCCGGCCAGTGTAGAGAGGCAGGTGGAGCCCTCCAGGGGGTCTCGGGGCCTAAGGAGCTGCCCTACCCCAGAGGGAGCAGCCCTGACACCACAGATCGAAGCGAGTGCCGAGCTGGACCATCTTCTGGGCCGCAGGCCAGCAAAAAGAAGACTAGGACCATCTTCTCCAAAAGCCAAGTGTTCCAACTGGAGGCCACGTTCGACGTGAAGCGCTACCTGAGCAGCGCCGAGCGTGCAGGCCTGGCAGCTTCCCTGCAACTCACCGAGACGCAGgtgaagatctggtttcaaaacCGCAGGAACAAACTCAAGAGACAGCTGGCTGCGGAGCCCGATGGGCCAGTGGGGACCCAGGCGTCCGAGCAGGCCTCGGAGCTTCCGGCCCTGTATAAGGACTCGGCCTTCCTCAGTCGCTACCTGCTTCCGCTGTCGCTTCCCCTCCTGTACCCCGGGCACAGCTTCCCCTACCTCTGCCTCCCCCGGCCCGGAAAATATTTCAGTCTGCTCGACGGAGACGTATAA